The genome window CCCGATCTTGTCGCCGCCGCGGTCAACACCAACTATGCGATCCAGGCGGGCCTGGTTCCGACCCGCGACGCCCTCGTGGTCGAGGACGCCGACAGCCCCTACGCCAACGTCATCGCGGTCAAGGCCGCCAACAGGGACGCCGCATGGGTCAAGGCGTTCGTCGCCGCGTACCATTCCGAGGCGACCCGCAAGTTCATCGTCGACACCTTCAAGGGCAGCATCGTTCCGGCCTTCTGAGGCCGGCCCGCCCCGATCCCGCAACAGGAGGACACCCCATCATGAACCGCCGCCTTCTCATCCTCGCCGCGCTTTGCGGGCTGCTGGCGCCGCCGCTGGTGTCCTCCGCCGCCGAGGCCAAGGTCTACAAGATCGGCGTCACGCCCGGCGTGCACGAGCAGACCATGGAGTTCGTCAAGCCGCTGCTGGCGAAGAAGGGCATCGAGATCGAGATCGTCAGCTTCTCCGACTACGTGCTGCCGAATCAGGCGGTCAACGACGGCGATCTCGACATGAACGCCTTCCAGCACAAGCCCTACTTCGACAACCAGGTGAAGGACCGCGGCTACAAGCTGGTCTCCGCGGGCACCAACTTCCTCGCGCCGATGGGCATCTACTCGAAGAAGATCAAATCGCTCGACGAGCTGAAGAAGGGCGATTCTGTGGGGATCCCCAACGATCC of uncultured Alphaproteobacteria bacterium contains these proteins:
- the metQ gene encoding DL-methionine transporter subunit; periplasmic-binding component of ABC superfamily (Evidence 2a : Function of homologous gene experimentally demonstrated in an other organism; PubMedId : 12169620, 12218041, 12819857, 1459951; Product type t : transporter) translates to MNRRLLILAALCGLLAPPLVSSAAEAKVYKIGVTPGVHEQTMEFVKPLLAKKGIEIEIVSFSDYVLPNQAVNDGDLDMNAFQHKPYFDNQVKDRGYKLVSAGTNFLAPMGIYSKKIKSLDELKKGDSVGIPNDPTNGGRALLLLQKHGLIKLDGANILTPGVPDIAANPRGIKIVELDAAQMPRALEDLAAGAVNTNYAVQAGFLPTRDAVVLEAADSPYVNIFAVRAADKDAPWVKEIVSTYQSEPVRQFILKEFKGSLVPAF